The segment TCGGAATTCCCATACTGATATTGATGCTTGTGGCATGGTGGGAACTGGCATCCTTTGAAAGGCAACTTGCCATCTGGCTCCTGGGAATTGACATACCACCAATGGAACCCCGAAAGATATCAAACCAGAAGATGACGGAGAAGCTGAAAGGATACATCCTCAATCCTGTTACATGGAAAGGGCTTGTATTCCTGCTCATCAAGTTCCCGCTTGGAATATTCACACTGGTAGTCGCGTTCATACTCCTGATGTTCACACTGGTATTGATCTCAATGCCTTTTATCTACAACACCAGTTACGTGAACTTCGGAGAAGCTGAAGTAGAGACCATAGGAGTTGCACTTATGCTGATGTTTGGTGGCCTGCTTCTGGGATTCGTCTCACTGCACATCATGAACGCCCTTGCAAAGCTTTCCGGAGCACTGGCCTATAACCTGCTTGGAAGTACGGGATCTGCAGGCACTAATGAAAGCGATTATACATACATCGAGGATTTCGAGGACATCGATGAAGATGATATGGAAGATGAACTGGAGTATGATGCTGAAAATGACATGGATGATAAGCTCTCAGGAACAGCAGTTGAAGCTAACGATGAAGCATCAACAGCCTCATTAAAATAAACAACGAACAAAAGTTAATAAAATTACTGAGCCGGGATCAGACCTTCATTTTAGCAAGGTCTTCGTAGAACTCAAGTATGAGTAATGTCAGCTCATTATCAAGATTCAGGCTAAAGGTGCGTATCTGCTTGCCAAGGCGTTTCTCGGTTACGATGTCCGCTTTGAGCAGAGGTTCGATGACCCTTGCGACACTTGAATGGGAAAGACCGGTCTCATCCGCAATACCTGAAAGGTAGGTGGACTCACCTTTGTGGAGAATAAGGTTCTTCAGAACAGTGATCTGAGCTGTCTTTCCGAATATTTTTTCAAGAGCATCCATTAGTATCAACATAAAATATACAATTATGACTTATAAGACTTTCTAATAATTGGCTGGCCGATTCAAAATATGAATAGACCTTATCATATTTAGAAAGGCTTTAATAATATCATTCTTTAATAATTATCCATATTTCAAAGTTGTGGTATATATGGAAAAGGAAACGCTTGACAAAGACATCCTGAGACTTCTTGAGGAACAGCCTGACATCAGCAGCAAAGAAATTGCAGATAAACTATCTGTTCCTGAAGAAGATGTTGCAAAAAGAGTAGCAGCCCTTTCAGATACAAGGGAAATGATCCTTATTGTAGACGATGAACCGGATGCTGTCATCGCTACCAAAAGGGCACTTGAGGCAGATGGGTACAATGTCATCGATGCAGAGAATGGAGCCATGGCTTTCGATATGCTGAAATCAGATGTTCCTGACGTGATCCTTCTCGATGTAATGATGCCTGAAATGGACGGCTTCGAGGTTTGCAAAAGACTGAAAGATGATCCGGCTTACAGGGACATACCGGTAATAATGCTTACCGCAAAGGGAGAGATCGATGATAAGGTAGGCGGTCTTGATATCGGTGCGGATGACTACGTAACAAAGCCTTTCAACCTGAAGGAGCTCAAAGCAAGGATCAAAACTGTGTTGAGAAGAACACAGGACTAAACTACAACGCACATTATGTGCTGACCTCACATGTTTGCCAAAAAAAGCAGATGGAATGCGATCATCGTTCTTATCATAACGATGCTCTTTATCAGCTCGATCCTTTTTCTGGGGATCAGGGCCAACGCTGAGGTCGAAGAGCAGTTCATAGACCAGTTTGCACAGGGGCAGACATCACAGGCACAACAGATCTCCAACGGCATAACGACCTTCCTTAATGAAAAGGTCACCATGCTTGAGGTTCTTTCCATACAGCCTCATCAGATACCAGATGACAATTTCACAAGAACGTTCGAAAATA is part of the Methanococcoides methylutens MM1 genome and harbors:
- a CDS encoding sensor domain-containing protein codes for the protein MKERGISSIIRDFFGVVARKQTYLNLTYLLFSFPLGTAYFIFLVTGLSMGLSLSITLIGIPILILMLVAWWELASFERQLAIWLLGIDIPPMEPRKISNQKMTEKLKGYILNPVTWKGLVFLLIKFPLGIFTLVVAFILLMFTLVLISMPFIYNTSYVNFGEAEVETIGVALMLMFGGLLLGFVSLHIMNALAKLSGALAYNLLGSTGSAGTNESDYTYIEDFEDIDEDDMEDELEYDAENDMDDKLSGTAVEANDEASTASLK
- a CDS encoding response regulator; amino-acid sequence: MEKETLDKDILRLLEEQPDISSKEIADKLSVPEEDVAKRVAALSDTREMILIVDDEPDAVIATKRALEADGYNVIDAENGAMAFDMLKSDVPDVILLDVMMPEMDGFEVCKRLKDDPAYRDIPVIMLTAKGEIDDKVGGLDIGADDYVTKPFNLKELKARIKTVLRRTQD
- a CDS encoding MarR family transcriptional regulator, which gives rise to MDALEKIFGKTAQITVLKNLILHKGESTYLSGIADETGLSHSSVARVIEPLLKADIVTEKRLGKQIRTFSLNLDNELTLLILEFYEDLAKMKV